taataaggtaaaaaaaaaaaaataataataataataataaagtgaatatggAAATAGtgttaataataaaaacaataataataataataataataataataataataataataataataataataataataataaaggtaaatatagtggtaaaaataacaaaaaataaaaaaataaaaaaacaaaaataataataataaaaataatagtgataataagccacttataacactataggaaaataacaacaatataataatagtaataataataaattacttatatcaatatgggaaaataaataataacaatataataatagtaataataataaattacttatatcaatataggaaaataacaacaatataataatagtaataataataaattacttatatcaatatgggaaaataaataataataataatagaataatagtaataataataaattacttatatcaatataggaaaataataataataaaataatagtaataataataaattacttatatcaatatggaaaaataattaacaataataataatagtgaaaaataaaaataataataataataatagtgtaaataacaacaatagaaatcataataataataataatattgggcctgggtaaaaatggggtgtctacagctgcccctctttataggcttcgtcgcttcaaagtaaaagtaggaactctcctacgttatttgtagcaacaagcctacaaagataaaagacgctgattttggaccaggcccaaTGTAAAAAGAGACCAACATGATTTGTGAAAatcgatttgcatgtatgcttgagagcacatgagaatgacttgcgtcgagtgtaggaacccgagctatagttcacagaagggtgacttgcaccgggtgtaggaacccgagctatagttcatagaagGGTGActtacaccgggtgtaggaacccgagctatagttcacggagggtgacttgcacctggtgtaggaacccaagctatagttcacgaggggtgacttgcaccgggtgtaggaacccgagctatagttcatgaggggtgacttgcatcgggtgtaggaacccgagctatagtgcacggaaggtgacttgcaccgggtgtaggaacccgagctatagttcatgaggggtgacttgcatcaggtgtaggaacccgagctatagtgcacggaaggtgacttgcactgggtgtaggaaccagagctatagttcacgaggggtgacttgcactgggtataggaacccgagctatagtgtaCGGAAGATGatttgcaccgggtgtaggaacccgagctatagttcatgaggggtgacttgcatcgggtgtaggaacccgagctatagttcatgaggggtgccACACGATCAACCTTACCGTTGTCTCTTCTTTCCTGTTTGGCATTCTCCGTTTTGTTCTCAACCTTCCATTTATAACCATTCGTTTTAATGTAGCCTTTTTTGCCCCAATAATGGCACTCGAGGTTTTTGTACTTGGACTTGGACTTACTCCTGCCTCTATTGTTTTTGTCTTGGCCTCTACTTTTACTTCTTCCCCTATTTTCTAAGATTAGAACCTTAGATTGTGATGTGGTGGCAACTTGAGCTCGTCACCTCATTTTTTCATTTAAAACTGCGCTTCTTGCAGAATCCCACGTCACGACACCACCGGGAGTAGAATTGGCAAAAGAAACACGAAAATTTTCCCATAAGTCAAGCAAAGTATTCAAAAGCCACAAGCCCAAAATATCATCATCAAATTTGACGCCGACATCGTATAATTGTTAAAAGCATCTAGTCAATTCATTTAAGTGATCGGAAATAGAACTACCTTCCTTGTATCTGAGATGAATTGCTTGATTGAGTAGGAACAATTTATTGTTTCAAGTCCTTGATGCGTACAAGGTTTCCAGCTAGATCCATAAGGTCCTAGCATGATTTTCGTTTTGAATATGATTCAAAACATTATCCTCAACCCATTTCTGAATGAAACCACATACCTGTTCATGTTCGAATGCCCATTCATCATCGGACTTATCTTCCGGTTTTTGAGTGGAAAAAATAGGTACATGTAATCTTTTTATAAAAAGAAGATGTTTCATCTTTCCCTTCCATTTGTGGTAGTTGGTGCCATTCAAGAAAATCATCTTGCTCATATTAGCCTCCATGATCTTTTCAAAGATCTAGCCTTTATAGAAATTTCGATACAAAATCTTGCAAATCTGAGAACACTAGTGCATCTGGAACGTTTGATTTTTGTTGGAAACTAGTCTAACATTACAAAAATTGGGTCAAAATTGGcttggttcggcccaaaaatagaTTTGGATCGATTTGGTTCAACTTAATGGAATATTCCCTTAGCTGACGGAATATTCTAACACCACTTGCTGATGTGGCTGAGGTGGGACCCCTTGATGATGTGGCAAATGGGGTTCGTGCTAACGTGGCAAGTGGGAATTGCTAATGACGTGGTAGTGGGACCCGCTAATGACGTGGCAGTGGGTCCCATTGATGACGTGGCAAGTGCGCCAGGGTTAATAATATGGCAAGTGGGGGGCATGCTGATGTGGCACTCTTCGTCTTCTTCACGCCAATTTCAATTTGCAGATTCTGCAAATTGACAAAAATAGAGCACTCAATTCATTTTTTGTAGTGGCTCATATGACTTTGTTAGGAGTCGGTTTTTTATGCTATTTTCACCGTTGCGATCGTCTCGACACCAGCTACGTGATGGTATGACCAATTTGACTTTTCAAGCAACTCTAAAAAACTGACTGAGAGTTATAGACTCCTTCTTTCGTCGAAAAACTTGTCGGAAACCCCTCAATAACGCTTTGATACCAGTTTGTAAAGGGATTTAAAACTCCAGCCAAAATAAACACACACAAAAGAAACCAAgtttttaacgtggttcggccaatattgcctacatccacggTTGCAAAGCAATAATCCACTAATCAATTTGAGAACAATAATTACAAGAAGTAATTTCTCACAAAAAGGAAGAAACAGATGAAATTAATTTCTTTCTGATTTTTATCTCCTCACTAGTTGATCCTGTTTGATCCAATCGATTGCATTTCAAACAAATGCAATCTCATATTTATAGGACAATAGGAGCAGCCAATTTCCTTCTCCATCAACAAAATACAGCCACCTAATTTTTAGATCAACAATGGTTGCAGCAGCCACTCAGTCAAGTTTGGTGGGCTTCTGAATTTGTGGCTTCAACTTTGGTGGGCTTCTAGATTGACAATGGGATACGGAATACCTAACAATTCTCCCCCTACATACCCACCGGAGGAGAATGCAATAAGTCATTCAAACGAGTGGACTTCTAGCAGGAACCCATTCCAGCTAGTTCCCTGCAAAGTTCAAACTTATTGTAAGTTATTACTTTTGTCATCATGTCTGAACCATTGTCATTAGTATGAATCTTCTCAAGCTCTAACAACTTTGAGTCCATAACATATCGTATCCAATGATACTgaacatcaatgtgcttcgacCGTCCGTGAAAAGTAGAATTCTTGCTGAGGTGTATAGCACTCTGACTATTGCAAAACAAAACATACCTCTTTTTCTTTAAACCAAGTTCTCTTATGAACTTATTCAGACCGATCATATGCAATCGACACATTGTTTCAGACACCACATTGCTGGTAACTTTTTCGCTGGAACCTTGCTCAATGGGAACCACAATGCCTTCGTCCTTAATGCCTGCGCCTCCCAGCCTGTTTTTCAAATCTGACATCTTTACAGTGAAGTCCGTAACCATGTAATTATACGACTTTACCACCGTATTCTTTCCCTGATTCAACAATTCTCTGATGATTGCATCTTGGCTCCATTCCACCGCCATTAGTCCTCCCACCAACTGATACACATGTACATGCATATATGCAACATTATATCTCATCCATgaatcttatacatacatatatatatatatatatagagagagagagagagagagagatatttttaTGGAATTTGAGGTAGGCTTACCCTTCGGGATAAGGATCATTGGAGATTAACGTTACCTCCGACGTAAGGAGTATAGTAGCTGGAAAGGAGGAAGTTGATGTTATTGGCAAAAGGGTTGAAGGGAGGATACAAGGGATAACCAAATGCCTGATGCATAATCTCTGCAAACACTGCTACACTTAAATTCGTTTGCGGCCTTGCAAATCCCGATACTTTAGTCAATATGGctctacaaaaaaataaaaaaggatatatgcatatatatatatatatatatgtatgtatgtacatatgTTAAGTATATATAAATTTCTTTTCAAGTTAGCCCTTTCAAGTTTGAGATCCCTCCTAAAGGATGCGCCCAAAAATGGTAAGTATACGCACCTTAGGTGGTCGACTTCTTGCCAGGCAAATTCGTCGAAAAGTTCAGCGAATTCAAGGTTGAGGTTGGCCATCTCTGGAGGAATGGGTGCTGGACCTCCCATTGCTGACTCCGGAGCAACGTCATCTAATCCCTTTCCCGTGGCTCCAACCATGAAgagttatgttatctacagtgatgcgtccttgaagggacttggctgtgtattgatgcaacatgatagggtggtagcgtatgctttgagaaagttgaaagagtatgaaaagaactaccctacccatgattttgatacatgcattgaagatttggaggcattacctgtatggcgagcgatgtgaaatcttctccgaccataaaagtttaaagtacttattcactcagaaggaactgaacatgaggcagagaaggtggttggagcttattaaatattttgattgtactatcagttaccacctaggaaaagcaaacgtgatagttgatgcgttgagcaggaagtatGTGGGATCAGCGCTAGCAGCTATAGAGATTCagtgtccgatcatgatggatctggagagactcagcataaagttggttgagagtgatcctcaggcatgtatTGTCAGTTTAGTGATGCAACCTActttgcaggaaaggattaaagctgcttagaaggaggatccagaattagcagaagtaATAGTTTGAGTACAaggtggtcagggagaggagttttgtATTGCAAATGACGGAACTTTGCAGTTTGTTCTAGGTTATGTGTTCTTGCGGATGCTGGTATCAGAAAGATcattctagaagaggctcacagatctttatacatagttcatcccggcagtacaaaaatgtataggatctgcgagagtcttattggtggagtggtatgaagaaggagattgccgagtatgtatcacaatgtttgacgtgccagtaggtaaaggctgagcaccagaggccagtaggccaattgtagccactttttatcccaaagtggaaatgggatcatatatccatgaatTTTGTTTCAGGGTTACCATCGGCATTGCATGGTTATAATGCAATctaggtgattgtagatcgtttgactaagactgctcATTTCCTttccatcaagatcagctactcccttaacagactggcagagatatacattcaggagatcgtccgttctcacggtgtgcct
This genomic stretch from Malania oleifera isolate guangnan ecotype guangnan chromosome 3, ASM2987363v1, whole genome shotgun sequence harbors:
- the LOC131150339 gene encoding ferritin-like catalase Nec2, whose product is MVGATGKGLDDVAPESAMGGPAPIPPEMANLNLEFAELFDEFAWQEVDHLRPQTNLSVAVFAEIMHQAFGYPLYPPFNPFANNINFLLSSYYTPYVGGNVNLQ